The genomic stretch AATAATGTAGAGGTCGACATTCTATCAAAATTAACGGTTAGTGAACTTCCCGACTATCTCTCACAAATCTACCAGACTGAGATCGTGGAAAGGTCGAGTACCAAAAGCTTACTGGTCTGCCCCATCGCTGAGATGCCTTTGTCGTATCCCGACCCGGTTGCACAGCCGGAGTGTTTTTGGATAGCTGACATCATCAGGTATAAGGATAAGTGCGAATTGCCTGGCGATAAGGCCGAGGCTGACTGGATACAGAGAAGAGCTCCGTTTTATGAAGTAGCCGATGGGTAGATATACAAGCGATCCTTTGGCGGCTCCCTACTACGTTGTCTACTCCCCAATGAGACCAAGGTCGTGATGGAGGAAGCCCATAGAGGAATTAGCGCATCCCATCAAGGCTCTAACATGCTCACTAAAAAATTGGCCATTCAGCGATATTACAAGCCAACCATGGTGAAAGATTGCATAGACGAGGTCATGAAGTGCCCAATCTGCCAAGCGTTTGCAAAGAAGGATACTTGATCGGCTTAATTTTACATGCTAGTCACGACTATCATTCCCTTTTCTAAGTGGGGAGTGGATCTCCTCGGGCCGCTACCACAAGCTCCTGGTCGGTATAGATTTTGTATTGTGGCAGTAGACTACTTCACTAAGTGGGCAGAGACTGAGCCACTAGCAATCATCACCGAGTACTTATGTCGTCGGTTTATTTGGAAGAATATTATCTGTCGATTTGGACTACCCAAGCAGTTAGTCACCGACAATGACCGACAGTTCGATAACTGGTCGTTCGCAGCATTTTGTGTTCAACATGGTATCCAGCACATTAAGGCTTACATTGCCTACCCTAAGTCGAATGGACTGATGGAAAATTTGAATCGCACCCTCTTGGATGGACTGAGAAAGAAGTTGGAAGAATTGGACGAAACTTGGATTGACCAGTTAGAGAATGTCCTTTGGACCTACCGGAGGACTCCTCATTGGGCGACTGCGGAGACACTGTTTTCCTTGGCGTTTGGAATTGAAGCCAAGGTGCCGACTGAGGTCCAGGTGCCCAATAGCAGAATAATGGTATATAACGATGAAGGCAATGAGGAAAGCTTGCAGATTAAGAAGAATTTCTTGGAAGAAAGACGTGACGTTGTATACGCTTGTATGGCCAAGTACTAGCAGGCAGTCAAGCGATACCAAGATAAGAGGGCCAAGGTCAAGCACTTCCAAGTGGGCGACTTAGTCCTCGAGGGATCGGGAGGCCATTCGACCCactgagggggggggggggggggggggaggcgGTCNNNNNNNNNNNNNNNNNNNNNNNNNNNNNNNNNNNNNNNNNNNNNNNNNNNNNNNNNNNNNNNNNNNNNNNNNNNNNNNNNNNNNNNNNNNNNNNNNNNNNNNNNNNNNNNNNNNNNNNNNNNNNNNNNNNNcgggggggggggggggggggggggggggaagctGGCTATAAAATGGGAAGGACCTTATAAGATCTCAGAAGTAGTCTTCTAAGGAACATATCGACTGGAAACCATGGAAGGCAGGCAGGTGGAGAGAACATGGAATGCCCACCATTTGAAGAAGTTCTGTCAATAGTTTAGTTATTGTTTTTCGCTTATACAATTCGATGTAGGCACCTAGTGGCCATATTTAGTTGGTGTATTCCTTAAGTATTTCGAGTAATAAAGACTTCTTCATTAGTTCTACTAAAACGCTCGTGCGCGGTCGATTGTTCAACTGGCTTTTTCAGGCACTAGAAGAAAGGGGGTTCagttagggatggcaattcaacGCACCCCCGTTGGGGAAAACCAATCCCCGTCCCGACGGGGGCGAGTTCGGGGAATTATTTTGGggaacgggggcggggatggggagaaATTCCTAATCCCTGCCGTGGACaaggacggggacggggaaggTATTCCCCGCCCCGACCCCGACCTTGATCCCCGCTCCCCAGGCCACCCCGTCCCtgatatacacacacacacacacacacacacaaagtatataagaaattaaaagttaaaaccctagaagttcatttgttttgttatgtaattatatttagactttggactttgaaggagtttgaaacaatttaaagtgtttgggtattttatgattatgtatttttgtttgaaagttAGAAACTTTGgataattttagtaattttagactttggatattttaattttattaatctacgtatgttgaatttggactttgtttaaggattcaaggcttagtttctttttcataatattagtttttttttttgttaataaaatgtaaaaatagtTGTCTTGAAAAGAACTCCCGAGTTATACTAAGTTTCATGTCAATAATTCTTGTAGTTCAGGAGATAGTTCAATTACAACAAGTTTACTATGTATCAGTCTAAGATAGAGTCTGTACTAGGGCAGTAAGTGGTTCAGGTGTTTTGAAGACTTTAAAGACTATGAAGACAACACTATGAACAAGTATCTGATCTAGATCAAGCAAGATGTTCAGAGACGGTTATTCAGTTACAACAAAATATGTAAAGTTTCACAACAGAATGACTTATAAAGAAATatgtttattgtttaatttatttaattgactAACCGTAtagtataaaacatatatatagaacATATGATTATACATGTTTACATGAAGATATGTAAAGTTTCACAACAGAAATGACTtataaagaaatatatttattgtttaatttatttaattgactaatcttaaattagtttaaaaataatataatttaaacataataataataataataataaggttaataataataatatctatcattattattattattaaatttaataataataataataataataattattattattattattattattattattattataaaataataacaattaaattatatttaaaagtaaaaaagaagaataaagaaGTCTGTTGTGCATGTAGACTCccttatttttctatatttctcATTGATTCCACATCGGTGGGAAATGTAGAGGAGGAGCCTTgaataggagcctcaaggctcctcATTCTACCCATCTGATGTTTGTccagttgttatatcgtggaccatggtccaaaaacggtatcgtttctttaagtaaagaaacggttgTTGCCACATCTTAATggagctccgtaaatgaaactacagttcatttcaaatgatactgcctcacattttttttttatattttcaaaataaaactgtagttatgttgaaaggaaactgcagtgtatataaaaagaaactgaataacagtttcacatatttgagtgtatattgtccaatgaaactgtagttatatcgaaatgatactgtagttgtattgaaaagaaactacagtatattataaaagaaactgtagttgtgttgaaagaaaactgtagtgtatataaaatgaaactgaataacagtttcacatatttgagtgtataatgtcaaatgaaattataattatatcgaaaagaaactgtagttgtgttgaaaagaaactgcagtgtatataaaatgaaactgaatatgttatacacacataGTTACTTTTTGCAGAAATGAGCAAAACGAGTGTCGTTTCTGCCGTTTCTTTTCaataatcaaaacgacgtcgttttgatgcatgaacTACCATACAgtatggaccgtggtccacagtaaaatttgcgatgTTTGTCCCACATCAGACCATAAATAGGAGCCTTAGCTCCTCTAAAAAGCATTTTTTTATATCAAGTGTGGTGGTGTTTTGGAGAAAACAAATGTTTTCTACAAAACTCTATACCCCAAAAGTGGGCCAATGCAATCAACTTGCAAATCAAATAGtactatttaattttgggtgattGACTTAGTCAATTCACCAATATTAATCAAATCAGCTAAAAAATGTCTTGATCGGCTATTATCCAAACATTTCCTTAATAAGACTTTAAATACACCAACTTAAATTTAAATCTGTGACCTAATAACTTAGTTTCCGAAAATCTTATATGAATCATGTTCAATTCAATTTTGTTCATAGAACTAGCACCAaccaaattaatattttggtttTCGTTTAGAGTAATTCACTTATAGAGTAATCAAAATATTGCTTCAGttcataattcaaaataaatagataaaaataaaaaagatatatacataagagaaacaatataataattccACCGTTGAATATTCTTATTATAACATGAAGTTGTTGTAAAAAGCTAACTTGTGTAATGGCTTCATCATGTggtttagttttaatttttgacTGGGATcggaaaaataagagagaacagtAAATTCCAAACTGCCATGTAgaatttttactatttaacgGTCCAATTGGGGTAGGGCAAGAGTGGTTTGCCTGTGGACCTTTAGAGTCTTAGACatggatttaattaataatttattctcATTacctcaaataaaatattataaagaatCTCCACTTTCAATTCTTAATTAGGGGTGGTTATTTGTAATACGTCTTAACAATACTTAATTAATTGCTAATTACATACTACTTACTCATTAATTCTTTATTCAATTACACTTAAATTAAACCCACTCTGATTAAATATCAATACATCTCATTATCTATTCACtagatttaaaaaatgtactaatttttttctaattataaaatatttttaataacattGATGGTGTTTCACATTTTAAATGATGATTGTAATTTATAAAGTGACTCACatgaaattttcttttattttctttcatacGAATCAATGTTAGTTAAATTCgccttatttaattatacatttgCCATGAAATATCATTTGTAAGTCGTGATTCCATATGGAGAAAATTAAATGACTTAATTTAGTCAATATATGATCATATGAGGCTTATAACCCCATCTACACATTTTAGATGACCACTATCAATATCAAACACCTATTACATAAAATTAGATGACCACTATCAATATCAAACACctattacttaaaaattataggTAGTAACGAAAACACAactatattttcttatacttatgTAACATTTGATGCTAGATGGAAGAATATAATGTCGGACTTGACCGGCcttaatactaattaatagttaattaggTTTAAACGCttaccattatattatattaaaagtctCGTAGAAGCTATAGTTAGTAGCGACGATACATGTAActatatttctttatacttaaCTACGGAGTAAAAGTTAGTGTCATATTTTGCTAGAAAAATATTGGACTTGACCATTCAAATCtctcaattaaatttattaaatttaactaTGAATATcgtaaattatattgtggaccatggtccacaatgcattgtggaccatgattatcatggctgatactgcatttgtgttgaacggatagtgcagttgtgttgaaaggaaactatagttgcgcggaacagagaccgttcatccgttcaacataactgcagtatattttcaacacaactgcagtatccgttcaacacaactgcagtatcagttcaacacaactgcagatccagacggatgacacggcctctgttctaCGCAActgcaattttctttcaacacaactgcagtatcagccatgatccatggtccacaatgcattgtggaccatggtccacggtataactgCTATGATATAcctattgtggaccatggtccacggtataactgCTATGATATACCTCGAAATATCATTGGCAAGTAATGAAAACGACTTGGTTTGGTCCAGAATATCCCAATTTCACTGTAAGGGGAAACTTTAATTTCCAAGACATTGAATAAGGACATTAAATTCTTGTAGAAGTTGAATAAGATGAAAATAGCTTTAAAAgtttaaacattttaaagaaacaattttttaatgttattttaatgTGAAAAGGATATTGCAACAGAATAAGTCTCCAAaacaacttttattttcttctttttcacaTCCTTTTTCAAACAGGTAGATAATGGGACCAATTTCAGAATGCCTCCACCAGGCCCAGCCACCGTATCTCATATCTGGATggattcaaattaattaaggaaTCATAATTTCACTACCACCCCCTCTTCTCTTTTAAATAACAAATACATCCCCACTATTTTCACCATTCATTTCATTAGTTAATAAAGAATATAAGTTACACTTTTATATACTCTGTAGTTTAGGGATTACAAacgttattttttaaatttcgtatttattaaacattttcttaatatttaagACAGCTCCCGACATTTAAGCTAAAAGTTATACTTTCCTAGGTGAATAGTCGTgagaattaatttttcagaatttagaaattttttatgtaacacaaaaaaaaaaaaaatggagatagACCGCATTTTATGTTCTTTAAAGCAGCTGGAAAATAacttttggttttaaaaaataattaatggcGTGCGTGATGAGAATttgttattatctttttttttttttttttgtgtgttaaaGATTATGaatattacaatttattatAACGATGCAGCTGAAGAATCCGTAGGTATAAAGATATATCGGTTTTATATTAGCGGATAATAGtgcaaattttaaaatcaaatggCATACACAGGCTATTGTTAGATAACTTTAAGGGTCCGaatgagatttttaaaaaattaaaaattttaaaaaaagttcacTCGCTAGCTAGACTTATAAGGTTCTTACGTAGCTATAAAGATATCtcaattaatattgattttatatCGGCGAATAATAGTgttgattttaaaataaaatggtaaatacttGCTATTGTTAGAAACTTTAAAACTCcgaatgaaatttaaaaaaataccatGAAATTTGCAAAAAGTCCGCTTGCCAGACATTTACGTAGGTATAAAGATATCTCAATTAGTACAACATCGATTTTATATCAACAAATAATGGTTCAGATTTAATATCGATTTTATATCAACAGTTGCTTTTCTTAGAAACTTAGTTCAgagcagattttttttttttttaaaaagcaaaAATATTGCAAGAAAGTCCGCTTGATAGACTTATAAGCTTCTTACGTGGGGATAAAGAATCTCAATTAGTATGAACTTTGCACCGGCGGATAATGATGcagattttaaaataaaaaggtaCACGCTTGCTATTGATAGAAACTTTAGGGGTCCAAatgaaatactccgtataaaagaAGCAGAAagattgcaaaaaaaaaaaaaaaaaaaaagtccgcTTACTAGACTTATAAGCTTCTTACGTAAGTGACTTGCACCTCACGGAACTCCCATTATTTGTGGTTTGTGCTTATAAAACATCCTCCATTTCCCTGTTCCCTACTTTCTCAATGATTTTACCTTCTTCTCTTGTCTGAACAGAAATGGAAACATTAGAAACTGGAAAGGAAGCTTTAGtgggtcaaggagatgaaaacGAAAGAGTAGATAAAGATGATCTGTTAGGCCTACCTCCAGGCTTTAGGTTCCACCCTACTGATGAAGAGATCATCCTGCACTACCTCTTAGAGAAGGTCGCCAACAATGCTTTCGTTGCTATAGCCATCGGAGAAGTCGATCTTAATAAGGTTGAACCTTGGGATTTACCTAGTAAGTCTTTTCAATTCgatcttaatttaatttgatcatcTTCTTTCTCTGTATGTATAGTAGTGAATTGAACCTGAAATGTCAAGATCCTTGGATTACAAGGCCTTTTGACACTTGagttcaacatttttttttttttttacctgtgGGCGTTGTGATCTTCTgcttgtgagcataaatataatataaacataaacgtgcagtccaactattaaTTCTGCttattaattgttttaagtAAGGAATTTTATGTTTTCAGAGAAAGCTAAAATGGGGGAGAAAGAGTGGTGGTTTTTCTGTCAGAGAGACCGGAAGTATCCGACGGGGATGAGGACTAACCGGGCAACAGAATCCGGTTACTGGAAGGCTACCGGAAAAGACAAGGAGATCTTCAAGGGAAAAAGTAACATTCTTATTGGGATGAAGAAGACTCTTGTTTTCTACAGAGGTAGAGCTCCCAAAGGTGAGAAATCTAACTGGGTTATGCATGAGTATAGACTTGACGGCCAATTCTCTTACAGCAAAACAATCAGGGTAAGCTACTTGCCTCACCTCTTACCTCCCATCCTTAATCTACCACTATTATTGCATACATGcatcttaattaatttaccTACTGCACCTCCTACCATGGTGTGTGCAGTGTTTAATTATATCTAAGAGTAATTAATTAAGGAGACATATAATCACACAATTCAAATACAAGCTagacaccttttttttttttaaataaaaaaaatcaaatttttagtatgtatatattatatatatattattctatctTCAATTCCTTCAATGATTGTCCactttcttttaattatatgttttgaaaattgtgATTTTGGATGTTAATACTTTATGTATATTTGACCaagttaattattaaaatatatagtaaatgCAACAAATCGAataggacatatatatatatatatatatatatatatatatatatatatatatataatataatataattaaaatagtaaatgAGACAGGTATATAGAATAGGAATAAGTACAGATAAGGTATGAGGAAAGAGTATGTAGGAGGTGCAGATATAGTATGAGACTTTGAGATATAGTTTCAATTTGGTGGATTTTTGTGTAATTAACAGGCAGGCCAGGTgaaagtagctataaacagatattacattgtaatcgagtcagtagtactcaaaaaacagGCAGGCCAGGCTGGAGAGATTAGATTTAATTTGATGTGTATTGttgtcaacaaaaaaaaaaaaaagaagaaaaaattgatgTGTATTAATTAGAATTTGTTATTTATGTGATTGATAGCAGGATGCAGAATGGGTGGTGAGTAGAGTGTTCCACAAGAGCGCGGGAGTGGTGAGAGGAATCCCAATGGAGAATAATGATAATCATCAGATGGATTCATTTGTGGACAATCTGATTCATAGTCCttcagcaacaacaacaacgttgCCATCTTTGAGGGATTTGTCTCCTGCTTCCAACCAAAACtactttcttgaaaatgatgaTGACAATCAAGACTTCAAACCAGTAATGGCGGCATCCTCACATGGAAAATCTCCGTATTTCCCCATCACCTACCCACACTCACAGATTCTgcctgccgccgccgccgccgcctccgtTTTGTAAGTCAAAACTTAAGCATACAGGAGTGACAGGACCTTAGGAACACATGATTTCCACAAATACTTAAGTTAGCGTTTAATGAATATACCTGGCTCCATGGTTTCACTGCAGATGCTTCAATGGgagacttggtttctccctccaGACCTTGAGCTTTCCCTTAGTCTAAGAACTCTGATGGAGAGAGAACTTTTAGTTTTGCAAAAGGGTTGGGGAGAGGACCAGAGCCTCTGAATGGCTATAACTATCTCACAGTTCCATCAATGTGAGAAGTTATTGAGCAGTTAGAACTGCCATTTATCTTTAACTGGCcaagattattattttattattaaacatacataaatatttatgagcCATAATAATGAGTcatacattaataataattattctaacaccTTTTATACCCTCCGACGGCCAGCAACAACGGGCTCTTCTACTCGCCTTTCTTGCC from Ipomoea triloba cultivar NCNSP0323 chromosome 12, ASM357664v1 encodes the following:
- the LOC115998105 gene encoding NAC domain-containing protein 87-like isoform X2, giving the protein METLETGKEALVGQGDENERVDKDDLLGLPPGFRFHPTDEEIILHYLLEKVANNAFVAIAIGEVDLNKVEPWDLPKKAKMGEKEWWFFCQRDRKYPTGMRTNRATESGYWKATGKDKEIFKGKSNILIGMKKTLVFYRGRAPKGEKSNWVMHEYRLDGQFSYSKTIRDAEWVVSRVFHKSAGVVRGIPMENNDNHQMDSFVDNLIHSPSATTTTLPSLRDLSPASNQNYFLENDDDNQDFKPVMAASSHGKSPYFPITYPHSQILPAAAAAASVFNNGLFYSPFLPNSPALKMEQTSYNNVSGSQETGLSMEVMMPANTETTSALSKLKQIIATDDQTSPRPFDDLDADPSYHDGDMDDPLDPYSFWDDYGPADP
- the LOC115998105 gene encoding NAC domain-containing protein 87-like isoform X1, which translates into the protein METLETGKEALVGQGDENERVDKDDLLGLPPGFRFHPTDEEIILHYLLEKVANNAFVAIAIGEVDLNKVEPWDLPKKAKMGEKEWWFFCQRDRKYPTGMRTNRATESGYWKATGKDKEIFKGKSNILIGMKKTLVFYRGRAPKGEKSNWVMHEYRLDGQFSYSKTIRQDAEWVVSRVFHKSAGVVRGIPMENNDNHQMDSFVDNLIHSPSATTTTLPSLRDLSPASNQNYFLENDDDNQDFKPVMAASSHGKSPYFPITYPHSQILPAAAAAASVFNNGLFYSPFLPNSPALKMEQTSYNNVSGSQETGLSMEVMMPANTETTSALSKLKQIIATDDQTSPRPFDDLDADPSYHDGDMDDPLDPYSFWDDYGPADP